The following are from one region of the Stegostoma tigrinum isolate sSteTig4 chromosome 50, sSteTig4.hap1, whole genome shotgun sequence genome:
- the LOC132207507 gene encoding arylamine N-acetyltransferase 2-like isoform X2, producing the protein MTSDVEDWMEPGEYLSRIVYEGGTEPTLENLKAMHRCHVLAVPFGSLAIHCGEPIQLSLPDVYRKVVVHRRGGFCYELNGLFAWLLGALGYGVQMLSGRVRNSYTGCLGPLDDHLLLLVTVVGEGGHPWLCDVGFGNSFRSPLPLRDGLLERQENGLFQLQQAAGEGGGWQLRRYPSSSSGPTDEPGATLYTFSTRPRAWRDFEGMCCYHQTSPSSIFACKSFCSLQLPGGLVSYVGQRLIETQFTAQGDCKTTTVLAEEDIPRVLRDRFGIVLRNRLTPKDEDILPPREGP; encoded by the exons ATGACCAGTGACGTTGAAGATTG GATGGAGCCCGGAGAATATCTGTCGCGCATCGTTTACGAGGGGGGAACGGAGCCGACACTGGAGAACCTGAAGGCCATGCACAGGTGCCATGTGTTGGCAGTGCCATTCGGCAGCCTGGCCATTCACTGCGGTGAGCCCATCCAGCTGTCCCTGCCCGATGTCTACCGCAAGGTGGTGGTCCACAGGAGGGGGGGCTTCTGCTATGAGCTGAACGGCCTGTTCGCCTGGCTACTGGGAGCCCTCGGCTATGGggtccagatgctgtctggccgtGTTCGTAACTCCTACACCGGGTGCCTGGGACCCCTGGATGACCACCTCCTCCTGCTGGTGACAGTGGTGGGTGAGGGCGGCCATCCCTGGCTCTGCGACGTGGGATTCGGGAACTCCTTCCGCAGCCCCTTGCCCCTGAGGGACGGCCTACTGGAGCGCCAGGAGAATGGCCTCTTCCAGCTGCAGCAGGcggcaggggaggggggaggctgGCAGCTGAGGCGCTACCCATCCTCCAGCTCAGGCCCCACGGACGAGCCCGGCGCCACCCTTTACACCTTCAGCACCCGGCCGCGGGCCTGGCGCGACTTCGAGGGCATGTGCTGCTACCACCAGACCTCACCCAGCTCCATCTTCGCCTGCAAGTCCTTCTGCTCGCTCCAACTGCCTGGCGGGCTGGTCAGCTACGTGGGGCAGCGCCTGATCGAGACCCAGTTCACCGCCCAAGGAGACTGCAAGACCACCACGGTCCTGGCCGAAGAGGACATACCCCGGGTCCTGAGGGACAGATTCGGCATTGTCCTCAGGAACAGGCTGACACCCAAAGACGAAGACATATTGCCTCCAAGGGAAGGACCGTGA
- the LOC132207507 gene encoding arylamine N-acetyltransferase 2-like isoform X1 — MTSDVEDCRMEPGEYLSRIVYEGGTEPTLENLKAMHRCHVLAVPFGSLAIHCGEPIQLSLPDVYRKVVVHRRGGFCYELNGLFAWLLGALGYGVQMLSGRVRNSYTGCLGPLDDHLLLLVTVVGEGGHPWLCDVGFGNSFRSPLPLRDGLLERQENGLFQLQQAAGEGGGWQLRRYPSSSSGPTDEPGATLYTFSTRPRAWRDFEGMCCYHQTSPSSIFACKSFCSLQLPGGLVSYVGQRLIETQFTAQGDCKTTTVLAEEDIPRVLRDRFGIVLRNRLTPKDEDILPPREGP, encoded by the exons ATGACCAGTGACGTTGAAGATTG CAGGATGGAGCCCGGAGAATATCTGTCGCGCATCGTTTACGAGGGGGGAACGGAGCCGACACTGGAGAACCTGAAGGCCATGCACAGGTGCCATGTGTTGGCAGTGCCATTCGGCAGCCTGGCCATTCACTGCGGTGAGCCCATCCAGCTGTCCCTGCCCGATGTCTACCGCAAGGTGGTGGTCCACAGGAGGGGGGGCTTCTGCTATGAGCTGAACGGCCTGTTCGCCTGGCTACTGGGAGCCCTCGGCTATGGggtccagatgctgtctggccgtGTTCGTAACTCCTACACCGGGTGCCTGGGACCCCTGGATGACCACCTCCTCCTGCTGGTGACAGTGGTGGGTGAGGGCGGCCATCCCTGGCTCTGCGACGTGGGATTCGGGAACTCCTTCCGCAGCCCCTTGCCCCTGAGGGACGGCCTACTGGAGCGCCAGGAGAATGGCCTCTTCCAGCTGCAGCAGGcggcaggggaggggggaggctgGCAGCTGAGGCGCTACCCATCCTCCAGCTCAGGCCCCACGGACGAGCCCGGCGCCACCCTTTACACCTTCAGCACCCGGCCGCGGGCCTGGCGCGACTTCGAGGGCATGTGCTGCTACCACCAGACCTCACCCAGCTCCATCTTCGCCTGCAAGTCCTTCTGCTCGCTCCAACTGCCTGGCGGGCTGGTCAGCTACGTGGGGCAGCGCCTGATCGAGACCCAGTTCACCGCCCAAGGAGACTGCAAGACCACCACGGTCCTGGCCGAAGAGGACATACCCCGGGTCCTGAGGGACAGATTCGGCATTGTCCTCAGGAACAGGCTGACACCCAAAGACGAAGACATATTGCCTCCAAGGGAAGGACCGTGA
- the LOC132207507 gene encoding arylamine N-acetyltransferase, pineal gland isozyme NAT-10-like isoform X3, protein MEPGEYLSRIVYEGGTEPTLENLKAMHRCHVLAVPFGSLAIHCGEPIQLSLPDVYRKVVVHRRGGFCYELNGLFAWLLGALGYGVQMLSGRVRNSYTGCLGPLDDHLLLLVTVVGEGGHPWLCDVGFGNSFRSPLPLRDGLLERQENGLFQLQQAAGEGGGWQLRRYPSSSSGPTDEPGATLYTFSTRPRAWRDFEGMCCYHQTSPSSIFACKSFCSLQLPGGLVSYVGQRLIETQFTAQGDCKTTTVLAEEDIPRVLRDRFGIVLRNRLTPKDEDILPPREGP, encoded by the coding sequence ATGGAGCCCGGAGAATATCTGTCGCGCATCGTTTACGAGGGGGGAACGGAGCCGACACTGGAGAACCTGAAGGCCATGCACAGGTGCCATGTGTTGGCAGTGCCATTCGGCAGCCTGGCCATTCACTGCGGTGAGCCCATCCAGCTGTCCCTGCCCGATGTCTACCGCAAGGTGGTGGTCCACAGGAGGGGGGGCTTCTGCTATGAGCTGAACGGCCTGTTCGCCTGGCTACTGGGAGCCCTCGGCTATGGggtccagatgctgtctggccgtGTTCGTAACTCCTACACCGGGTGCCTGGGACCCCTGGATGACCACCTCCTCCTGCTGGTGACAGTGGTGGGTGAGGGCGGCCATCCCTGGCTCTGCGACGTGGGATTCGGGAACTCCTTCCGCAGCCCCTTGCCCCTGAGGGACGGCCTACTGGAGCGCCAGGAGAATGGCCTCTTCCAGCTGCAGCAGGcggcaggggaggggggaggctgGCAGCTGAGGCGCTACCCATCCTCCAGCTCAGGCCCCACGGACGAGCCCGGCGCCACCCTTTACACCTTCAGCACCCGGCCGCGGGCCTGGCGCGACTTCGAGGGCATGTGCTGCTACCACCAGACCTCACCCAGCTCCATCTTCGCCTGCAAGTCCTTCTGCTCGCTCCAACTGCCTGGCGGGCTGGTCAGCTACGTGGGGCAGCGCCTGATCGAGACCCAGTTCACCGCCCAAGGAGACTGCAAGACCACCACGGTCCTGGCCGAAGAGGACATACCCCGGGTCCTGAGGGACAGATTCGGCATTGTCCTCAGGAACAGGCTGACACCCAAAGACGAAGACATATTGCCTCCAAGGGAAGGACCGTGA